From Streptomyces sp. CMB-StM0423, a single genomic window includes:
- a CDS encoding phosphotransferase: MTVAAPVAGGFDESELQRVLEQACLTVGLRSSDARLLRGHTNAVILLAEDPVVVKIARRGSRLRDVTRTVAFVRWLMTVGFPTVPLLPVDQPVVVDHHAVTFWTYLPQPENPVTAAQLADPLNALHSLIPPNVSLPAHDNIRAIRRSISAISNLPMSAVKFLSDYADRLESDLAGIGFARQSGTIQGDPQHRNALHTPDGVVLCDWDTASTGQPEWDLVTVEIHCRRFGHGKRHYEQFADAYGWDVRQWSGYSTLAQIRELRMITTNARKAHHTPGSLEEVKRRIEGVQRDDPELQWRIL; encoded by the coding sequence ATGACAGTAGCGGCACCGGTAGCCGGCGGCTTCGATGAGTCAGAGCTGCAACGCGTCCTGGAACAAGCATGCTTGACAGTCGGCCTGCGCAGCTCCGACGCCCGTCTGCTGCGTGGCCACACCAACGCCGTCATCCTGCTGGCGGAGGACCCGGTCGTCGTCAAGATCGCCAGACGCGGGTCGCGGCTCAGGGACGTGACCCGCACCGTTGCCTTCGTCCGCTGGCTCATGACCGTCGGCTTCCCGACCGTACCGCTCCTCCCGGTGGACCAGCCCGTGGTCGTCGACCATCACGCCGTGACCTTCTGGACCTACCTCCCCCAGCCTGAGAACCCAGTCACGGCCGCTCAACTGGCCGACCCCCTCAACGCACTTCACTCACTCATCCCGCCGAATGTATCCCTGCCAGCGCACGACAACATACGTGCCATTCGACGCTCCATTTCGGCGATCAGCAATCTGCCGATGTCGGCCGTCAAATTTCTCAGCGACTATGCGGATCGGCTCGAATCTGATCTCGCAGGCATTGGTTTCGCTCGCCAGTCAGGTACCATTCAAGGCGACCCCCAACACCGAAACGCACTGCACACTCCTGACGGAGTCGTCCTGTGCGACTGGGACACCGCCTCAACCGGACAGCCGGAATGGGATTTGGTGACCGTCGAGATACATTGCCGCAGATTCGGCCACGGGAAGCGGCACTATGAGCAATTCGCCGACGCTTACGGCTGGGACGTCCGGCAGTGGTCGGGCTACAGTACCTTGGCTCAGATTCGCGAACTTCGAATGATCACCACGAACGCCCGGAAAGCGCATCACACCCCGGGAAGTCTGGAAGAAGTCAAGCGCCGCATCGAAGGCGTCCAGCGTGACGACCCGGAGCTTCAATGGAGGATCTTGTGA
- a CDS encoding XRE family transcriptional regulator — MAENLRILGAGYGDEAPKPDAIQLGYWETGKNHPKPVTVGLLCSFYKSTPDELGFASTAAVKTLVPSGAAGIQAGSTPGESFGQRLDTARRETDRTLASASVTPAQLDLLDERVGWARHQYLYTPPAPILETLLSLLADIDDLAGDRQPAAVQVRLSELTAILATLIADALMKLGDLTRSQAWYGTARAAADDSGNVELRARVRAQAAMLPFYYGPLEVAVTLTREARMITRGRPSATTAFAAAAEARALAKLGDRYDAQRALRLAADLFEQIGPSGDADDAFSFPERRFLLYRSGALTAIGDTAQARRVQAQALELYPTRTGIDPALLQLEAAICSALDRLPTDACDLAGSAILTILPAYQTPILRARAHEVIRALPPPTRSSRPARELREILALPPGTM, encoded by the coding sequence GTGGCAGAGAATCTCCGAATCCTGGGAGCAGGATACGGAGATGAAGCCCCGAAACCTGACGCGATCCAACTTGGATACTGGGAAACCGGAAAGAATCATCCCAAACCCGTGACGGTTGGCCTGCTGTGTTCCTTCTATAAATCCACGCCTGACGAACTCGGCTTCGCAAGTACTGCGGCAGTAAAAACACTTGTACCGTCTGGTGCCGCTGGGATTCAGGCGGGTTCAACGCCCGGCGAGTCTTTTGGTCAGCGCCTTGATACTGCACGGCGTGAAACAGACCGAACGCTGGCCTCCGCCAGCGTCACCCCTGCTCAACTCGATCTACTCGACGAGCGGGTCGGATGGGCTCGACATCAGTACCTGTATACGCCTCCGGCGCCCATCCTCGAAACGCTCCTCAGCCTCCTTGCGGACATCGACGATCTGGCCGGGGACCGGCAACCGGCTGCGGTCCAGGTTCGGCTGTCAGAACTCACGGCGATACTCGCGACGCTGATCGCCGATGCCTTGATGAAGCTCGGTGATTTGACCAGGTCCCAAGCCTGGTACGGCACCGCACGTGCCGCCGCGGATGACAGCGGCAACGTGGAGTTGCGGGCGAGGGTAAGGGCGCAGGCCGCGATGCTGCCGTTCTATTACGGCCCCCTCGAAGTCGCGGTCACCCTTACTCGCGAAGCACGGATGATCACTCGTGGCCGGCCATCAGCCACCACCGCCTTCGCCGCAGCCGCGGAGGCTCGTGCTCTTGCGAAGTTGGGCGATCGCTACGACGCGCAGCGTGCGCTCCGTCTCGCGGCCGATCTGTTCGAACAGATCGGACCGAGTGGAGACGCGGACGACGCATTCTCCTTCCCCGAGCGACGGTTTCTCCTGTACCGGAGTGGGGCGTTGACTGCCATCGGGGACACCGCACAGGCGCGGCGAGTGCAGGCGCAAGCCTTGGAGCTCTACCCGACCAGAACGGGCATCGATCCGGCACTGCTCCAACTGGAAGCGGCGATCTGCAGCGCCCTCGACCGCCTCCCCACCGACGCCTGCGATCTCGCCGGTTCGGCCATCCTGACGATCCTTCCCGCCTATCAGACACCAATCCTGCGAGCACGGGCTCACGAGGTGATCCGAGCGCTTCCACCCCCGACCCGCAGCAGCCGTCCAGCGCGTGAACTGCGGGAGATCCTGGCCCTCCCTCCTGGCACGATGTGA
- a CDS encoding DUF5999 family protein produces MCRHDPPCPSSQSPDRDAAKSLTSDFVAGWSLLCNGVLLFDDTGELLPDGSIISPNRRYCTAQGAL; encoded by the coding sequence ATGTGTAGACATGACCCGCCCTGTCCGTCTTCGCAGTCGCCCGACCGCGACGCGGCCAAGAGCCTGACGAGCGACTTCGTGGCGGGCTGGAGCTTGCTGTGCAACGGGGTGCTCCTCTTCGACGACACCGGCGAGTTGCTTCCCGACGGCAGCATCATCAGCCCGAACCGCAGGTATTGCACAGCTCAGGGGGCGTTATGA
- a CDS encoding terpene synthase family protein, translating into MFEAPDGLRLAEHTEFVRTLVAAIDARTPPSTQWHTAAILCTNALTAPMSHRGTRRYKSHWRRYLLACLENARPASHCATDFTEVLQRRRTLIGLAVLDSAEFLGRYELPEHIAVLPELARYRAVNMDLCLLARDLLHVDWERKIAAAHNTVVAYRDQHYCDWADAETSVLDTYHHRRHELQELVALVLDHPAVTNQSLTDQINLRTYLRDLQRAAHAITATHLPSRRHQDPFHTR; encoded by the coding sequence GTGTTCGAAGCCCCTGACGGCCTCCGCCTTGCCGAGCACACGGAATTCGTCCGCACCCTCGTCGCCGCCATCGACGCCCGAACGCCTCCCTCCACTCAATGGCACACCGCCGCCATCTTGTGCACTAATGCCCTCACCGCCCCCATGAGCCACCGGGGGACACGCCGATACAAGAGCCATTGGCGGAGATACCTTCTCGCCTGCCTGGAAAACGCCCGACCCGCCTCCCACTGCGCCACGGACTTCACCGAAGTCCTCCAGCGCCGCCGCACCCTCATAGGCTTAGCCGTCCTCGACAGTGCCGAATTCCTCGGCCGCTACGAACTCCCCGAGCACATCGCCGTTCTACCCGAGCTGGCGCGCTACCGCGCGGTGAACATGGACCTGTGCCTGCTCGCCCGCGACCTGCTCCACGTCGACTGGGAACGAAAGATCGCAGCTGCGCACAACACCGTCGTCGCATACCGGGACCAGCACTACTGCGACTGGGCCGACGCCGAGACAAGCGTCCTCGACACCTACCACCACCGCCGCCACGAACTGCAAGAACTCGTCGCCCTTGTACTCGACCACCCCGCTGTCACCAACCAGTCCCTCACAGACCAGATCAACCTCCGCACCTACCTCCGCGACCTCCAACGAGCGGCCCACGCAATAACAGCCACCCACCTCCCCTCCCGTCGCCACCAAGACCCCTTTCACACCCGGTGA
- the fxlM gene encoding methyltransferase, FxLD system, with the protein MTETQTNSDSAELLREGMVAELRKQGAIVSDEVEAAFRAVPRHCFAPEVPAEDVYGAPEGVVTKRTTEGRWVSSVSAPWLHARMLEAARVALGMRVLEIGSGGCNAALLSELAGPEGEVTSIDIDPDITARAQRLLAATGYDRVQVITADGAQPTSDATSGGFDRIIVTVGAADLPAPWVDQLADDGRLLVPLRFRSLSRTIAFTREDDHLRSDALIRSGFVAMQGVSAHAPRTVQLAGSDVRLVVDEDQAVDDTALTKAFAEPRCEWWTGVELTGSERVLPRLDVWLAGAVAPYGRLRATSEANDRGLVGWVLGTGAACIWSDDSLAYLTLRAQEHQRDGFEIGVIGHGPAREELSERLAAAVSRFDREARHAGEPVVRAYFRGRRGFPAGDVVTVDKPSAGLVIGT; encoded by the coding sequence GTGACCGAGACCCAAACCAACTCGGATTCCGCAGAGCTGTTGCGTGAAGGGATGGTCGCCGAGCTGCGGAAGCAGGGCGCCATCGTCTCCGATGAGGTGGAGGCTGCGTTCCGTGCCGTACCGCGTCACTGCTTCGCGCCCGAAGTGCCGGCCGAGGACGTGTACGGAGCGCCTGAGGGAGTGGTCACGAAACGTACCACCGAGGGTCGGTGGGTCAGTTCGGTCAGTGCACCGTGGCTGCACGCCCGGATGCTTGAGGCAGCTCGGGTGGCACTTGGGATGCGGGTACTGGAGATCGGCTCGGGCGGCTGCAACGCCGCGCTTCTGTCCGAGCTGGCCGGTCCGGAAGGCGAAGTCACAAGCATCGACATCGACCCCGACATCACCGCGAGGGCACAGCGCTTGCTAGCCGCGACCGGCTACGACCGCGTTCAGGTAATCACCGCGGACGGCGCCCAGCCGACTTCCGACGCAACCAGCGGCGGATTCGATCGGATCATCGTCACCGTAGGCGCCGCCGACCTGCCTGCGCCGTGGGTCGACCAACTCGCCGACGACGGCCGACTGCTGGTGCCACTGCGATTCCGCTCGCTGTCCCGCACGATCGCCTTCACCCGTGAGGATGATCACCTGCGCAGCGATGCCCTCATCCGCTCCGGCTTCGTGGCCATGCAAGGAGTGAGCGCGCATGCCCCGCGCACGGTGCAGCTCGCCGGAAGCGACGTGCGGCTCGTCGTGGACGAGGACCAGGCGGTCGACGACACGGCGCTGACCAAGGCGTTCGCCGAGCCGCGGTGTGAGTGGTGGACAGGCGTGGAGCTGACGGGATCCGAGCGCGTGCTGCCGCGGCTGGATGTCTGGCTGGCCGGCGCCGTTGCTCCGTACGGCAGGCTGCGAGCAACTTCGGAAGCGAACGACCGCGGTCTGGTCGGGTGGGTGCTGGGCACTGGTGCTGCGTGCATCTGGTCTGACGATTCCCTGGCTTACCTCACCTTGCGCGCGCAGGAGCACCAACGGGACGGCTTCGAGATCGGCGTGATCGGCCACGGCCCCGCCCGGGAGGAGCTGAGCGAACGCCTGGCCGCTGCCGTCTCCCGCTTCGATCGCGAGGCCCGGCACGCCGGTGAGCCGGTCGTGCGCGCCTACTTCCGCGGCCGGCGGGGCTTCCCCGCGGGAGATGTCGTGACCGTGGACAAGCCCAGTGCCGGCCTGGTGATCGGCACCTGA
- a CDS encoding lantibiotic dehydratase, whose protein sequence is MRTVFDSQPMAMARIPLRPYFAPSDDEDTGERGILDEGIYLASRSAADAAATARGRMTRRAYDLRSRTRTTPHGVFAGVAPALLGALTVTLQLSADHRPFTTPNPAWLAAVTDRLLGTEPSLLYALTVTSATLARLRGDRWEIEHPTPDGSRRSSVRATEVSTWLLHAAHDGARAGDLIAELSLRHPSTPAERVADAVQQMINSGLLLTDLLPVGSGVDPLRHVLAKLPPEASARPDLERLAELLHNADIFPPGAMPRRKLLREATGLADALHHSPRQLAVDTLADANIALPSSVARRAAEAASLLWRIGHRAGPLTDYHQRFCAEYGRHRLVTLLDVLDPVTGLGEPRPRDALGLDEGLDPQRTEVLARLLSDTLIGGADELVLTEDDIDPLANPSPLPPPRTAEIHIQLLHGATGLKIAVCPATGSQDAGAAPGRFTRYLPDLAPDEAHDPGNGPMIAEIVCRSRTVRATALAVETGTAPWRIPLDVPTRPDDLLPADLALGTTGDHLQLWSTSHDRPVIPVLYSRLAPKLLPPAAHLLHLLGHTGTRPWHPWHWGPFAAFPHTPRVRYRDTLLTPARWLLPTRVAAAADDRATFEAHLATWRTSARPTPPPVLVTEEVDRRLPLDLDNAEEREILRRSIRRGTRTLAEPLAAPEQLAAVDGPTGRHLIDLVVPLTRRHTPQPTPPDPRRALRRHPPASFHLPGSTWLSAALAAPSHLHDTLLAHLAPLLDDLTGDADRWFFLRYTTPALGPHLRLRFHGTPHTLATRIQPRLSNAADALHRTGLLRTLLLEPYEQEVERYGGPDAITVAEAVFTADSRLALQAVHRTPDERLLLAVACATDIARSLAPGQERTALRPGRLTADQRRHRDALRPHLGDGAASLIPTEMTTAHAELRAALADYRDTLAPQVAARCASDVIHMHANRLLAGGPETERIARTLSADLLHRRA, encoded by the coding sequence ATGCGCACAGTGTTCGATAGCCAGCCGATGGCGATGGCGAGGATCCCGCTGCGACCGTACTTCGCGCCCTCGGACGACGAGGACACGGGAGAGCGCGGGATACTGGACGAGGGCATCTACCTGGCCAGCCGGAGCGCGGCCGACGCCGCGGCCACCGCGCGTGGACGAATGACACGGCGCGCCTACGACCTGCGGTCGCGGACCCGGACAACCCCGCACGGCGTCTTCGCCGGAGTAGCGCCCGCACTTCTCGGTGCGCTCACGGTAACGTTGCAGTTGAGCGCGGACCACCGCCCTTTCACCACCCCGAACCCGGCCTGGCTGGCAGCCGTCACCGACCGGCTGCTCGGGACCGAGCCCAGCCTGCTGTACGCGCTCACCGTCACCTCCGCCACCCTTGCGCGGCTCCGAGGGGACCGATGGGAGATCGAACACCCCACGCCGGATGGGTCGCGGCGGTCGAGCGTACGCGCCACGGAAGTCTCCACCTGGCTGCTGCACGCCGCCCACGATGGCGCCCGCGCCGGCGACCTCATTGCCGAGCTGAGTCTTCGCCACCCCAGCACTCCCGCTGAGCGGGTTGCCGATGCCGTACAGCAGATGATCAACTCCGGGCTGCTGCTGACCGATCTGTTACCGGTCGGCTCGGGCGTAGACCCGTTACGCCACGTGCTGGCCAAGCTCCCACCCGAGGCATCCGCCCGACCCGACCTCGAACGCCTCGCCGAGTTGCTGCACAACGCCGACATCTTTCCGCCCGGAGCGATGCCCCGGCGCAAACTACTCCGCGAAGCAACCGGCCTGGCCGACGCCCTGCACCACTCCCCTCGCCAGTTGGCCGTCGACACCCTCGCGGATGCCAACATCGCGCTGCCGTCCTCGGTGGCGCGCAGGGCGGCCGAAGCCGCCTCGCTGCTCTGGCGCATCGGGCACCGCGCCGGGCCGCTGACCGATTACCACCAGCGTTTTTGCGCCGAGTACGGACGGCACCGCCTCGTCACTCTCCTCGACGTCCTCGACCCCGTAACGGGCCTGGGCGAGCCTCGTCCGAGGGATGCGCTGGGCTTGGACGAAGGTCTCGATCCACAACGCACCGAGGTACTCGCCCGCCTGCTCAGCGACACGCTCATCGGAGGCGCCGACGAACTCGTACTCACCGAGGACGACATCGACCCCCTCGCCAACCCCTCGCCCCTGCCACCGCCCCGCACTGCCGAGATCCACATACAACTGCTCCACGGTGCCACCGGTCTGAAGATCGCCGTCTGCCCCGCGACCGGCTCCCAGGATGCCGGCGCCGCGCCAGGACGCTTCACCCGCTACCTGCCGGACCTTGCCCCCGACGAAGCCCACGATCCCGGGAACGGTCCCATGATCGCCGAGATCGTCTGCCGGTCCCGTACCGTACGCGCCACCGCACTCGCCGTCGAGACCGGCACCGCGCCCTGGCGCATCCCCCTCGACGTGCCCACCCGCCCCGACGACCTCCTCCCCGCCGACCTCGCCCTGGGCACCACCGGCGACCACCTGCAGCTGTGGTCGACAAGCCACGACCGGCCCGTGATACCCGTGCTCTACAGCCGCCTCGCCCCGAAGCTGCTGCCCCCGGCCGCCCACCTGCTGCACTTACTCGGCCACACCGGCACCCGCCCCTGGCACCCGTGGCACTGGGGCCCTTTCGCCGCCTTCCCTCACACCCCGCGGGTGCGCTACCGCGACACGCTGCTCACCCCTGCCCGCTGGCTCCTCCCCACCCGCGTGGCCGCCGCCGCTGACGACCGCGCCACCTTCGAGGCGCACCTCGCCACCTGGCGCACCTCCGCTCGGCCGACCCCACCGCCTGTCCTGGTCACCGAGGAAGTGGACCGCCGCCTCCCGCTGGACCTGGACAACGCCGAAGAGCGCGAAATCCTACGCCGCAGCATCCGCCGCGGCACCCGCACGCTGGCCGAACCCCTCGCCGCGCCCGAGCAACTGGCCGCTGTCGACGGCCCGACCGGACGCCACCTGATCGACCTCGTCGTCCCGCTCACCCGCCGCCACACCCCGCAACCCACGCCACCCGACCCCCGCCGCGCCCTGCGCCGGCACCCACCGGCCTCCTTCCACCTGCCGGGCAGCACATGGCTCTCCGCCGCCCTCGCAGCTCCCAGCCACCTCCACGACACCCTGCTGGCCCACCTCGCCCCGCTCCTGGACGATCTCACCGGCGACGCCGACCGCTGGTTCTTCCTCCGCTACACCACCCCCGCCCTCGGCCCCCACCTACGCCTACGCTTCCACGGCACCCCGCACACCCTCGCCACCCGCATCCAACCGCGACTCAGCAACGCCGCCGACGCGCTACACCGCACCGGCCTCCTACGCACCTTGCTCCTGGAGCCGTACGAGCAGGAGGTCGAGCGGTACGGCGGCCCGGACGCCATCACCGTGGCAGAGGCCGTGTTCACCGCAGACAGCCGACTCGCCCTCCAAGCCGTACATCGGACGCCGGACGAACGTCTCCTCCTCGCCGTGGCATGCGCCACCGACATCGCTCGCAGCCTCGCCCCCGGCCAGGAGAGAACCGCTCTTCGCCCCGGTCGCCTCACCGCCGACCAACGACGCCATCGCGACGCCCTTCGGCCCCATCTCGGCGACGGCGCCGCCTCGCTCATCCCCACCGAAATGACCACCGCCCACGCTGAGTTGCGCGCCGCCCTGGCCGACTACCGCGACACCCTGGCCCCGCAAGTCGCGGCCCGCTGCGCCAGCGATGTCATCCACATGCACGCCAACCGACTCCTCGCTGGCGGCCCCGAAACCGAACGCATCGCCCGGACACTGTCCGCCGACCTCCTCCACCGCCGAGCATGA
- a CDS encoding lanthionine synthetase C family protein translates to MTPLQTRAAETARQLAQALRAPEYVTARVSPRAAPTLCYGLAGTALLHAYLAQADPGAEAAAIAHWDQAHKLAAKAPPDGIHTGPGALAASLLIGTGYLPGTPYDKTLPRATRWLSARAYALAQHHHQRSALGEGTPWAVYDAIKGLAGIGRVLLAAHLRGYGTEAEPGLRAALKALTHMILTPHGSRPGWWLPATEHPPTVHVHPSGAATTGLAHGVAGPLATLAIAHTAGHTCPGQADAIHTAATWLQNWREPAGTWPPYVSGNDLDTGSTTRHTPGRRDAWCYGAPGISSALTLAADALKESTLAHAGRRALATMGERPSTQWDTEGPALCHGTAGVLQTAAQSGSNTVARRAAEHLVATDTLKHLSEQPNNSAQGEPGFLTGAAGTALVLADYSGLIPTDCPAAWDCLMLLT, encoded by the coding sequence ATGACCCCCTTACAGACCCGCGCCGCCGAGACCGCCCGACAGCTCGCCCAGGCCCTTCGCGCCCCGGAGTACGTCACGGCCCGCGTCTCGCCACGCGCCGCGCCCACCCTGTGCTACGGGCTCGCCGGCACCGCTCTCCTACACGCCTACCTCGCCCAAGCCGACCCCGGCGCCGAAGCCGCCGCCATCGCCCACTGGGACCAGGCACACAAACTGGCAGCAAAAGCACCACCGGACGGAATCCACACCGGCCCGGGAGCACTTGCGGCCTCTCTGCTCATCGGCACCGGCTACCTTCCCGGCACCCCATACGACAAGACGCTGCCCCGAGCAACACGCTGGCTCAGCGCCCGCGCCTACGCCCTCGCCCAGCACCACCACCAACGCTCCGCACTCGGCGAAGGCACCCCGTGGGCCGTCTACGACGCGATCAAGGGACTCGCCGGCATCGGCCGCGTCCTGCTCGCCGCACACCTCCGCGGCTACGGCACCGAGGCCGAACCCGGACTGCGAGCCGCGCTGAAGGCACTAACGCACATGATCCTCACACCACACGGTTCCCGCCCAGGCTGGTGGCTCCCCGCCACCGAACACCCGCCGACCGTTCACGTGCACCCCTCAGGCGCCGCCACCACCGGCCTCGCCCACGGCGTCGCTGGCCCGCTCGCCACCCTCGCCATCGCACACACCGCCGGCCACACCTGCCCCGGACAAGCCGACGCGATCCACACCGCCGCCACCTGGCTCCAGAACTGGCGGGAGCCAGCAGGCACCTGGCCCCCGTACGTGAGCGGCAACGACCTTGACACCGGCTCGACAACCCGGCACACCCCAGGAAGACGGGACGCCTGGTGCTACGGCGCCCCCGGCATCAGCAGCGCCCTCACCCTCGCCGCCGACGCCTTGAAGGAATCTACTCTGGCCCACGCCGGCCGACGTGCACTGGCCACCATGGGCGAACGGCCGTCCACGCAATGGGACACCGAAGGCCCAGCACTCTGCCACGGCACAGCAGGAGTTCTGCAGACCGCGGCGCAGTCCGGCTCCAACACTGTCGCCCGGCGAGCCGCGGAACACCTCGTCGCCACGGACACCCTCAAGCACCTCTCCGAGCAGCCGAACAACTCAGCCCAGGGCGAACCAGGCTTCCTGACGGGCGCCGCCGGCACCGCCCTGGTCCTCGCCGACTACTCGGGCCTCATCCCGACAGACTGCCCCGCCGCCTGGGACTGCCTGATGCTGCTCACATGA